The Oncorhynchus tshawytscha isolate Ot180627B linkage group LG05, Otsh_v2.0, whole genome shotgun sequence genome includes a window with the following:
- the LOC112250965 gene encoding leucine-rich repeat-containing protein 24-like yields the protein MAFSLLAILILSLHALPSIGCPVGCRCYSLTVECGSTGLRDIPSHVPASTQTIFLQDNAIGQIRLSDLSQLGRLHYLYLQNNSISALEPGAFQSQGQLLELALNGNRIHLVTADMFRGLEHLRILYLAGNDITRLQDYTFRGLQRLQELHLQQNSIEILGDQALVGLSSLALLDLSRNNLHTIGPATLRPLVSLQVLRVTDNPWRCDCALHWLRSWIDEEGQRLLSSAERRLVCSEPPRLSHLSLVEVPLNSLVCIPPLVQLEPRRLAVRLGESMRVSCHASGYPRPQVTWRKASQGKVQLSPRGLVQDLGGVGTVGAEDAIHPAAGRVRLQKEDGERFDPDTGSGMLFLSNVTVAHAGLYECEAWNAGGVARVTFQLAINSSSSSSWSPASYAPSWPRLRSNRPTSSDVSREPLYALGSMAFSALGAATQTAIAIGISLLALTALLLVAMIYSRQRHRQKETEDKEESILYVNDYSDGPTTFAQLEEYRDERGHEMYVLNRAKPVLPPSTTATTTTLGYQQQEALSPTKPQIEPDIRTMRRMAGEGGEAEPVTAESEGLFLNHTGLFLDSQIAYEIHC from the exons ATGGCCTTCTCTCTTCTGGCTATCCTGATATTATCTCTCCATGCTCTCCCATCCATTGGCTGTCCAGTGGGATGTCGCTGCTACAGCCTGACTGTGGAGTGTGGCTCTACGGGCCTCCGGGACATCCCCTCACACGTCCCAGCTTCTACACAG ACCATCTTCCTTCAGGACAATGCTATCGGGCAGATCCGTCTGTCAGACCTCTCCCAGCTGGGCCGTCTGCACTACCTGTATCTGCAGAACAACAGTATCTCAGCACTGGAGCCCGGGGCCTTCCAGAGCCAGGGTCAGCTTCTGGAGCTGGCCCTCAACGGGAACCGCATCCACCTGGTCACAGCAGACATGTTCAGGGGCCTGGAGCACCTCCGCATCCTCTACCTGGCAGGAAATGACATCACTCGCCTACAGGACTATACCTTCAGAGGCCTACAG CGTCTTCAAGAGCTTCACCTGCAGCAGAATAGCATTGAGATTCTGGGAGACCAAGCTCTAGTTGGTCTGTCCTCTCTGGCCCTGCTTGACCTCAGCCGGAATAACCTGCACACCATCGGCCCTGCCACCCTGCGGCCCCTCGTCAGCCTGCAGGTGCTGCGTGTCACAG ACAATCCTTGGCGTTGCGACTGTGCCCTGCACTGGCTGCGCAGCTGGATCGATGAGGAGGGCCAGCGCCTGCTGAGCTCGGCCGAGCGGCGCCTTGTCTGTTCTGAGCCACCCCGCCTCTCCCACCTCAGCCTGGTGGAGGTGCCTCTTAACAGCCTGGTGTGCATCCCCCCTCTGGTTCAGCTGGAACCCCGCCGCCTGGCCGTGCGCCTGGGGGAGAGCATGCGCGTCTCCTGCCATGCATCTGGTTACCCCCGGCCGCAGGTCACCTGGAGGAAGGCTTCCCAGGGTAAGGTGCAGCTCTCCCCCCGGGGGCTGGTGCAGGACCTGGGCGGTGTAGGGACTGTGGGGGCTGAGGATGCAATACATCCAGCTGCAGGACGGGTGAGACTCCAGAAGGAGGATGGGGAGCGCTTCGATCCAGACACTGGCAGTGGGATGCTGTTCCTTAGCAACGTGACAGTGGCTCACGCCGGGCTGTATGAGTGCGAAGCCTGGAACGCTGGAGGGGTGGCCCGTGTGACCTTTCAGCTCGCAATCAACTCTTCGTCCTCGTCCAGTTGGTCCCCTGCCTCCTACGCTCCTTCCTGGCCTCGTCTGCGCTCCAATCGGCCGACGTCGTCAGATGTGAGTCGAGAGCCCTTGTACGCCCTTGGCAGCATGGCCTTCAGCGCACTGGGAGCTGCTACTCAGACTGCCATCGCCATAGGGATCTCCCTGCTGGCCCTCACAGCTCTTCTCCTGGTGGCCATGATCTACAGCCGACAACGCCATCGgcagaaggagacagaggacaAGGAGGAAAGCATCCTGTATGTCAATGATTACTCAGACGGACCAACAACCTTTGCCCAGCTGGAGGAGTATCGGGATGAGCGCGGGCACGAGATGTATGTTCTGAACCGGGCTAAACCCGTCCTCCCACCTTCCACCACAGCCACTACCACCACTCTAGGGTACCAACAGCAGGAAGCACTGTCTCCCACAAAGCCCCAGATAGAGCCGGATATACGGACAATGAGAAGGATGGCAGGGGAGGGCGGGGAGGCAGAGCCGGTGACAGCCGAGTCGGAGGGCTTGTTTCTGAATCACACAGGCTTGTTCCTCGACTCACAAATTGCATATGAGATCCACTGCTGA